A stretch of the Candidatus Binataceae bacterium genome encodes the following:
- a CDS encoding phosphotransferase family protein — protein sequence MSKDASQTAAAEIEIEGLRRFLRDRGLGEAASLRTENISFGHSNEVHLIHFDGRAWALRRPPRGPLLPTAHDVMREYRVLLALQETAVPLPRVYAGCDDPSYIGAPFYLMEQMRGRVVRSPNVPSSETSFADTAEKRLAVSVGMIDLLVALQAVDWRAVGLEKFGRPDGYLERQLKRWTDQLERTLPLTRPLPVMEKIRDWLGAHLPPSQPATIVHGDFKLDNVMWDDTTHPRPIALLDWEMSTLGDPLADLGWMLTYWTEPTDSEARRGVVSSMEPEPGYLSRRAMVELYEQKSGRAMNNIAFYQAFALFKLAIILEGSYARHLSGQADDPIFATYDVRVPAIAETAWELCR from the coding sequence ATGTCTAAGGATGCCTCGCAAACCGCCGCGGCAGAGATCGAGATCGAAGGGCTGCGCCGCTTTCTCCGCGATCGCGGACTCGGCGAGGCCGCCAGCCTGCGCACTGAAAATATCTCCTTCGGCCATTCCAACGAAGTCCATCTGATTCATTTCGATGGCCGCGCCTGGGCCTTGCGACGGCCGCCGCGCGGACCGCTCCTGCCGACCGCTCACGACGTCATGCGCGAATATCGCGTGCTGCTCGCGCTGCAGGAAACTGCTGTTCCGCTGCCTCGCGTCTATGCGGGATGCGACGATCCGAGTTATATCGGCGCTCCCTTCTACCTGATGGAGCAGATGCGTGGGCGCGTTGTCCGTTCGCCCAACGTGCCGTCCTCGGAGACCAGCTTCGCCGATACCGCCGAGAAGCGTCTTGCGGTCAGCGTTGGCATGATCGACTTGCTCGTGGCCCTGCAGGCGGTCGATTGGCGCGCGGTCGGACTCGAGAAATTCGGTCGGCCTGACGGCTACCTCGAACGCCAGCTCAAGCGCTGGACCGATCAACTCGAACGCACGCTGCCGCTTACCCGTCCGCTGCCGGTGATGGAAAAGATTCGTGATTGGCTGGGCGCACATCTGCCGCCATCGCAGCCCGCGACGATCGTCCATGGCGATTTCAAGCTCGACAATGTGATGTGGGACGACACGACTCATCCCCGGCCTATCGCGCTCCTCGATTGGGAGATGTCGACGCTTGGCGATCCGCTCGCCGACCTGGGTTGGATGCTCACCTACTGGACCGAGCCCACCGACAGCGAGGCGCGACGTGGCGTGGTCTCGAGCATGGAGCCCGAGCCCGGTTATCTGTCGCGCCGCGCGATGGTCGAGCTCTACGAGCAAAAGTCCGGGCGCGCGATGAATAATATCGCCTTCTACCAGGCTTTCGCGCTCTTCAAGCTCGCGATCATTCTGGAGGGCAGCTACGCGCGCCATCTGAGCGGCCAGGCCGACGATCCGATCTTCGCGACGTACGACGTCCGTGTCCCCGCTATCGCCGAGACCGCCTGGGAACTCTGCCGCTAA
- a CDS encoding MFS transporter — MAASRLHGVAWIEYKMRLMGKPQPHPQTGLTRAEATHALVASFLGWTLDAFDFFVLVFVLPAVAKEFHKSIADLAFTITATLGLRPLGALGFGWLADRYGRRMPLMINVIFYSLIEVASGLAPSYGWFLFLRALYGIGMGGEWGVGASMAMEAAPPRWRGLLSGLLQEGYAVGYLLAAAAYFLVFPHLGWRPLFFLGGAPALLTLYIRAKVPESKAWERARPESAAIRNALRRNLPRFVYLVALMTMMSLISHGTQDLYPTFLEKGRGLGPRTVATIAIIYNLGAILGGLTVGWFSDHYGRRRAMIMAALAGVASVPLWVFPHALIWLTAGAFLMQFMVQGVFGVIPAHLSEMSPAEARGTFSGMAYQLGVLFASGAAYGEALIAQHLGYEAALAIVATTVLIGDATMIAIGKERKGSELHSTD, encoded by the coding sequence TTGGCCGCGTCACGCCTTCACGGCGTGGCGTGGATCGAATACAAGATGCGGCTCATGGGCAAGCCGCAACCCCATCCGCAGACCGGACTGACGCGCGCCGAGGCAACGCACGCACTGGTCGCGAGCTTCCTCGGCTGGACGCTCGACGCGTTCGATTTCTTCGTGCTGGTGTTCGTGTTGCCGGCGGTCGCCAAGGAGTTTCACAAATCGATCGCAGACCTGGCGTTCACGATCACGGCGACGCTGGGGCTACGCCCGCTTGGCGCGCTCGGCTTCGGCTGGCTGGCGGATCGCTACGGCCGGCGCATGCCGTTGATGATCAACGTGATTTTTTACTCGCTGATCGAAGTTGCGAGCGGACTCGCGCCGAGCTACGGCTGGTTCCTTTTCCTCCGCGCACTCTACGGCATCGGGATGGGCGGGGAGTGGGGGGTGGGGGCCTCGATGGCGATGGAGGCGGCGCCGCCGCGCTGGCGCGGCCTGCTCTCGGGCCTCTTGCAGGAGGGTTACGCGGTCGGCTATCTGCTGGCGGCGGCGGCCTATTTTCTGGTCTTCCCGCATCTAGGCTGGCGTCCGTTATTTTTTCTAGGCGGCGCGCCGGCGCTGCTGACGCTTTACATCCGCGCGAAGGTGCCGGAATCAAAGGCGTGGGAACGGGCGCGACCCGAGTCGGCGGCAATTCGCAACGCGCTCCGACGGAACCTGCCCCGCTTCGTTTATCTGGTCGCGCTGATGACCATGATGAGCCTGATCTCGCACGGCACCCAGGACCTTTATCCGACCTTCCTCGAAAAGGGGCGCGGGCTCGGGCCGCGCACAGTGGCGACGATCGCGATCATCTACAACCTCGGCGCGATCCTGGGCGGCCTCACGGTCGGATGGTTCTCGGATCATTATGGACGGCGGCGCGCGATGATCATGGCGGCGCTCGCCGGTGTCGCGAGCGTCCCGCTCTGGGTCTTCCCGCATGCGCTGATCTGGCTGACGGCCGGCGCCTTTCTGATGCAGTTCATGGTGCAGGGGGTCTTCGGTGTCATACCGGCGCATCTGAGCGAGATGTCACCGGCGGAGGCGCGCGGGACATTTTCGGGGATGGCGTATCAGCTCGGCGTGCTTTTCGCATCGGGCGCGGCGTATGGCGAAGCCTTGATCGCTCAGCACCTGGGCTATGAGGCCGCGCTCGCGATCGTCGCGACGACGGTGCTGATCGGCGACGCGACCATGATCGCGATCGGCAAGGAGCGCAAGGGCTCGGAGCTGCATTCGACGGATTAG
- a CDS encoding nuclear transport factor 2 family protein, with amino-acid sequence MMAREELIDLAQRFVDAFNRNDLDAVMGCFADGAIYDEFNGRRNVGLEAIRAAFVPQFTGAYGEMKFIDEDLFVDAETGKVMASWRCTLSIKGRATAWRGLDLMYFKDGKLIAKSTYAKAAAPLFQ; translated from the coding sequence ATGATGGCGCGCGAGGAATTGATTGATCTGGCCCAACGATTCGTCGATGCGTTCAACCGCAACGACCTCGACGCCGTGATGGGGTGCTTCGCCGACGGCGCGATCTATGACGAATTCAACGGCCGCCGCAACGTTGGCCTCGAGGCGATTCGCGCCGCCTTCGTCCCGCAGTTTACCGGCGCCTACGGCGAGATGAAATTTATCGACGAGGATCTTTTCGTTGACGCGGAAACCGGCAAGGTGATGGCCAGCTGGCGTTGCACACTCTCGATCAAGGGGCGCGCGACGGCCTGGCGCGGCCTCGATCTGATGTACTTCAAAGACGGCAAGCTGATCGCGAAATCGACCTACGCGAAGGCTGCGGCGCCGCTGTTTCAATAG
- the gyrA gene encoding DNA gyrase subunit A, translating to MPESTNGNEPIRNEPARLTIEADMRQSYLDYAMSVNIGRALPDLRDGLKPVHRRILYAMFREGLLSTRRYSKCAGVVGEVLKKYHPHGDGAVYDALVRLAQPFSVRYPLIDGQGNFGSIDGDPPAAYRYTECRLTRLAERLLADIDKETVDFVDNFDGSDQEPEVLPSQIPNLLINGSDGIAVGMATNIPPHNLGEVCDALLKLIERPELTLEEILKIIPGPDFPTGGQLLGREVIRQAYLNKRGILTIRALAAIETDKRSGRASIIVREIPYQVNKTKLIERIADLVNDKRLEGISDLRDESDRDGMRIVIELKRDAEPRIVLNQLYKLTQMQESYGLIMLAIHEGRPRELSLRDLLVEFLSHRRQVLTRRTQFELRQAEARLHILEGLLIALRNLDAVIKLIRAAKDAEAARNGLMTQFKLSQAQAQAILDLTLRRLTSLEREKIEAEHKETTETIARLKTILADERELLKLIAAELTDIRKEFADERRTQIIEAEGDFSIEDLIVEEDVLVTVTHGGYIKRTPLSLYRTQRRGGRGKIGATTSEEDFVEHLVAVGTHDRLLFFTSAGKVYEKKAYELPEGGRAARGRSIANLLSLANDENLSAFLAVPKDTSGKYAFFATRRGMVKKTELDQFGNIRTNGIIAINLEEADELIGVRVTDGNQQIVLSTRAGQAIRFKEEEARPMGRGTYGVAGMELESSAVKDGKTTTLVQDEVVSIAVARDNETLLTASENGFGKRTPASEYRLTHRGGKGVITMDVTEKTGKVVGVLQVGSDDQVVVITDQGKVIRLGVKQVRITGRNAQGVHLVKLELGEKVRAISRLAEPEEDETNGDDDANDADEE from the coding sequence ATGCCTGAATCGACCAACGGCAACGAACCAATCCGCAACGAACCGGCGCGGCTGACGATCGAAGCCGACATGCGCCAGTCCTATCTGGACTACGCGATGTCGGTGAATATCGGGCGCGCGCTGCCCGACCTGCGCGACGGCCTCAAGCCGGTCCATCGCCGGATTCTCTATGCGATGTTCCGCGAGGGGCTGCTCTCGACGCGGCGCTACTCGAAATGCGCCGGCGTCGTCGGCGAAGTGTTGAAGAAATATCATCCGCACGGCGACGGCGCGGTTTATGACGCCTTGGTGCGACTCGCGCAGCCCTTCAGCGTGCGTTATCCGCTGATCGACGGGCAGGGCAACTTCGGCTCGATCGACGGCGATCCACCTGCGGCCTACCGCTACACCGAGTGCCGACTGACCCGCCTGGCCGAGCGCCTGCTCGCCGATATCGACAAGGAGACGGTCGATTTCGTTGACAACTTCGACGGCTCCGATCAGGAGCCGGAAGTCCTGCCGTCGCAGATTCCGAATCTGCTGATCAACGGCTCGGACGGGATCGCGGTCGGGATGGCGACGAATATCCCGCCGCATAATCTTGGCGAAGTCTGCGACGCGCTGCTCAAGTTGATCGAGCGGCCCGAGCTGACGCTCGAAGAGATTCTCAAAATCATCCCCGGTCCCGACTTTCCCACCGGCGGACAATTGCTCGGCCGCGAGGTGATTCGGCAGGCTTATCTCAACAAGCGCGGCATCCTCACGATCCGCGCGCTGGCCGCGATCGAAACCGACAAGCGCAGCGGCCGCGCGTCAATCATCGTTCGCGAGATTCCTTACCAGGTTAACAAGACCAAGCTGATCGAGCGGATCGCTGATCTGGTCAACGACAAGCGGCTCGAAGGGATCAGCGATCTGCGCGACGAGTCCGATCGCGACGGCATGCGGATCGTGATCGAACTCAAGCGCGACGCCGAGCCGCGGATCGTGCTGAATCAGCTCTACAAGCTGACCCAGATGCAGGAGAGCTACGGGCTCATCATGCTGGCGATCCACGAGGGGCGCCCACGCGAGCTAAGTCTGCGCGATCTCCTGGTCGAGTTCTTGAGCCATCGCCGCCAGGTGCTGACGCGGCGCACTCAATTCGAGCTGCGTCAGGCCGAGGCGCGGCTCCATATTCTCGAGGGGCTGCTGATCGCGCTGCGTAATCTCGACGCCGTGATCAAGCTGATCCGCGCCGCCAAGGACGCCGAGGCCGCGCGCAACGGCCTGATGACGCAGTTCAAGCTGAGTCAGGCGCAGGCCCAGGCGATTCTCGATCTCACGCTGCGGCGGCTGACCTCGCTCGAACGCGAGAAGATTGAGGCCGAGCACAAGGAGACGACTGAGACGATCGCGCGGCTCAAAACGATCCTCGCCGATGAGCGCGAGCTGCTGAAGCTCATCGCCGCCGAGCTCACCGACATCCGCAAGGAGTTTGCCGACGAGCGCCGCACGCAGATCATTGAAGCGGAAGGCGATTTCTCGATCGAGGATCTGATCGTCGAGGAGGACGTGCTGGTCACCGTCACGCACGGCGGTTATATCAAGCGCACGCCGCTCTCGCTCTATCGCACCCAACGGCGCGGCGGCCGCGGCAAGATCGGCGCGACCACCAGCGAGGAAGATTTCGTCGAGCATCTGGTGGCGGTCGGGACGCATGACCGGCTGCTGTTTTTCACTAGCGCGGGCAAGGTTTACGAGAAAAAGGCTTACGAACTGCCCGAAGGCGGACGCGCCGCGCGCGGCCGCTCAATCGCGAACCTGCTGAGCCTCGCCAACGACGAAAACCTCTCAGCCTTCCTCGCCGTGCCCAAGGATACTTCAGGCAAATATGCCTTTTTTGCGACGCGGCGGGGGATGGTCAAGAAGACCGAGCTCGATCAGTTCGGCAATATCCGCACCAACGGGATCATCGCGATCAATCTTGAGGAAGCCGACGAGCTGATCGGCGTGCGGGTTACTGACGGCAATCAGCAGATCGTGCTCTCGACCCGCGCCGGGCAGGCGATTCGCTTCAAGGAGGAGGAGGCGCGCCCGATGGGCCGCGGCACTTACGGCGTCGCCGGGATGGAACTCGAATCCTCCGCAGTCAAAGACGGCAAGACCACTACTCTCGTGCAGGACGAGGTCGTCTCAATCGCAGTCGCGCGCGACAACGAAACGCTGCTCACCGCCTCTGAAAACGGCTTCGGCAAGCGCACTCCGGCGTCGGAATACCGTCTGACTCATCGCGGCGGCAAGGGCGTCATCACGATGGATGTCACGGAAAAGACCGGCAAAGTCGTCGGTGTGCTGCAGGTGGGCAGCGACGATCAGGTGGTGGTGATTACCGATCAGGGCAAGGTGATCCGGCTGGGCGTCAAGCAGGTGCGGATTACCGGGCGCAACGCCCAGGGCGTGCATCTGGTAAAACTCGAGCTCGGCGAGAAGGTCCGCGCGATCTCACGCCTTGCCGAGCCGGAGGAAGACGAGACCAACGGCGACGACGATGCGAATGACGCCGACGAGGAATAA
- a CDS encoding GIY-YIG nuclease family protein, translating into MANYYVYIMTNRTHVLYIGITNNLARRVAEHQEGVVRGFTQKYHLARLVYFEPFHDVRDAIAREKQLKGWRREKKINLIESSNPKWSDLSKDAS; encoded by the coding sequence ATGGCCAATTACTACGTTTACATCATGACAAATCGGACACACGTTCTATATATCGGCATCACCAACAATCTCGCGCGGCGAGTTGCCGAACATCAGGAAGGCGTCGTGAGGGGCTTCACTCAAAAGTATCATCTCGCGCGTTTGGTCTACTTCGAACCGTTCCACGACGTGCGCGATGCTATCGCTCGTGAGAAGCAACTCAAAGGGTGGCGTAGGGAGAAGAAGATCAATTTGATCGAATCGTCCAATCCGAAATGGTCTGACCTGAGCAAAGACGCGAGTTAG
- the gyrB gene encoding DNA topoisomerase (ATP-hydrolyzing) subunit B: MPNKDVSDGYSADSIRVLEGLEAVRKRPGMYIGDTAERGLHHLVTEIVDNSVDEALAGFCTEINVMILGEDRISVEDNGRGIPVDLHPTEKRSALEVVHTVLHAGGKFDRGVYKVSGGLHGVGASVVNALSEEFEVEVRKNGKLYFQRYERGAPQTKVEERGATKLTGTKTTFSPDPKIFPEVKFKYETIARYLREMAYLNAGLKIRLKDERTGKDEEFHYEGGIREFVESLTHSSSPLHDVIFCKGLRDGDDIEVALQWTDAIHETLFSYANNIHTTEGGTHLSGLKSALTRTLNTYGAKNNLFSKNKELRLEGDDTREGLVAIVSVKLPEPQFEGQTKTKLGNSEVEGLVSALVNEKLGEYFEKNPGDAKRIVARAIEAATAREAARKAKELVRRKGALDSGSLPGKLADCQERDPARSELYIVEGDSAGGSAKQGRDRRVQAILPLRGKILNVERARIDKVLSSTELRTLITALGMGVGSDKDLAKLRYHTVVIMTDADVDGSHIRTLLLTFFFRQFPEIIENGYLYVAQPPLFRAKKGKTERFLKDETALEDYLTDLGAEAVTFEAGKGKEARELKGAPLKGFVRKALHFDRMYENLERRAKERAIVAAVAKLVNDKTLSADTFMDEKALRKIADSVKGELASANLEYRVEPDTETAWRAVFFHLRNGATPPTVLDLALFHSGELREIRRLGADLETYATPYKLQTGDVVQTVESPKAVADAVLAAGQKGVEIQRYKGLGEMNPDQLWGTTMNPEVRSMLKMEIGSQEDAEEIFAKLMGDQVEPRRAFIEENALNVKNLDI, from the coding sequence ATGCCAAACAAAGACGTTTCTGACGGCTACAGCGCTGACTCGATCCGCGTGCTCGAAGGGCTCGAGGCGGTCCGCAAGCGCCCGGGCATGTATATCGGCGACACCGCCGAGCGCGGACTCCATCATCTGGTGACCGAAATCGTCGATAACTCCGTTGATGAGGCGCTGGCCGGCTTTTGTACCGAAATCAACGTGATGATTCTCGGCGAGGATCGGATTTCGGTAGAAGATAACGGGCGCGGGATTCCCGTCGATTTGCATCCGACCGAGAAGCGCTCGGCGCTCGAGGTCGTGCACACCGTGTTACATGCCGGCGGCAAATTCGATCGTGGCGTTTACAAAGTCTCGGGTGGATTGCACGGGGTCGGCGCGTCGGTCGTTAACGCGCTCAGCGAGGAGTTCGAGGTCGAGGTTCGCAAGAACGGCAAGCTTTATTTCCAGCGCTACGAACGCGGTGCTCCTCAAACCAAAGTCGAAGAGCGCGGCGCGACCAAACTGACCGGCACCAAGACAACTTTTTCGCCCGACCCCAAAATTTTTCCCGAGGTCAAATTCAAGTATGAAACGATCGCGCGCTACCTGCGCGAGATGGCCTATCTCAACGCCGGGCTGAAGATCCGCCTGAAGGACGAGCGTACCGGCAAAGACGAGGAGTTTCATTACGAGGGCGGCATCCGCGAGTTTGTCGAGTCGCTCACGCATAGCAGTTCGCCCCTGCACGACGTGATCTTCTGCAAGGGCCTGCGCGACGGCGACGATATCGAAGTCGCGCTGCAGTGGACCGACGCGATCCATGAGACGCTCTTCAGCTACGCCAACAATATCCATACGACTGAAGGCGGCACCCATCTGTCGGGCCTCAAGTCGGCGTTGACGCGGACCCTCAATACCTATGGCGCGAAGAACAACCTCTTTAGCAAGAACAAAGAGCTGCGGCTCGAAGGCGACGATACCCGCGAGGGGCTGGTCGCGATCGTCAGCGTCAAGCTGCCCGAGCCGCAGTTCGAGGGGCAGACCAAGACCAAGCTCGGCAACTCCGAAGTCGAAGGATTGGTTTCGGCGCTGGTCAACGAAAAGCTCGGCGAGTACTTCGAGAAGAATCCCGGCGACGCCAAGCGAATCGTGGCGCGCGCGATCGAAGCCGCGACGGCGCGAGAAGCCGCGCGCAAGGCCAAAGAGTTGGTGCGGCGCAAGGGGGCGCTCGATTCGGGCTCGTTGCCCGGCAAGCTGGCCGATTGCCAGGAGCGCGATCCGGCGCGCAGCGAACTCTATATCGTCGAGGGCGATTCGGCCGGCGGCTCGGCCAAGCAGGGACGCGACCGGCGCGTGCAGGCAATCCTGCCGCTGCGCGGCAAGATCCTCAACGTCGAGCGCGCGCGCATCGATAAGGTGCTCTCCTCAACTGAACTGCGCACATTGATCACGGCGCTTGGGATGGGCGTCGGCAGCGACAAGGACCTCGCCAAGCTGCGCTACCACACGGTCGTGATCATGACCGACGCCGACGTTGACGGCTCACATATCCGCACGTTGCTGTTGACCTTCTTTTTCCGCCAATTTCCCGAGATCATCGAGAATGGCTACCTCTACGTCGCGCAGCCGCCCCTGTTCCGCGCCAAGAAAGGCAAGACCGAGCGCTTCCTCAAAGATGAGACCGCCCTCGAGGATTACCTCACCGACCTTGGCGCTGAGGCGGTGACTTTCGAAGCCGGCAAGGGCAAGGAGGCGCGCGAGCTCAAGGGCGCGCCGTTGAAGGGCTTTGTCCGCAAGGCGCTGCACTTCGATCGCATGTACGAAAATCTCGAACGCCGCGCCAAGGAGCGCGCAATCGTCGCCGCAGTCGCGAAACTCGTTAACGACAAGACTCTCAGCGCCGACACCTTCATGGACGAAAAGGCGCTCCGCAAGATCGCAGATAGCGTCAAAGGCGAACTGGCCTCGGCGAATCTCGAATACCGCGTCGAGCCGGATACTGAGACGGCCTGGCGCGCCGTCTTCTTTCATCTGCGCAACGGCGCCACGCCGCCGACGGTACTCGATTTGGCGCTGTTCCACAGCGGCGAGCTCCGCGAGATTCGCCGCCTCGGCGCAGACCTCGAGACCTATGCGACGCCCTACAAGCTCCAGACCGGTGATGTGGTGCAGACGGTGGAATCGCCCAAGGCGGTCGCCGACGCGGTGCTGGCGGCGGGCCAGAAGGGCGTCGAGATTCAGCGCTACAAAGGCCTGGGCGAGATGAACCCGGATCAGCTCTGGGGCACCACGATGAATCCCGAGGTGCGCTCGATGCTCAAAATGGAGATCGGGTCGCAGGAGGACGCCGAGGAGATCTTCGCCAAGCTGATGGGCGATCAGGTCGAGCCGCGCCGCGCGTTTATCGAGGAGAACGCCCTCAACGTCAAGAATCTGGATATTTAG
- a CDS encoding cytochrome c biogenesis protein CcdA, which yields MGAGSFAQGGSFANIFASHGNLAGFLLVLLGGLLLNLTPCVYPLLGVTVAYFGVGGSETSRVVRLALLYVLGIALTFSAVGVAAALSGGLFGAALQNPYVLGALAAMLLALAASSFGLFTLQPPQWMMRHVGVARPGYVGSLIMGLGMGVVAAPCIGPIVLGLLLMVERSGSALFGFALFFTLAIGMGLPYVALAVAAGNIRKLPRSGEWLAWIEQLFGFVLVGLALYFLDPLTPNRLMTRILPFYAAAAGIFLGFISSKGRSWRPFLIVRSALGVAATAALIYLLIRPNAPAQQLAFRPYDAALLAGAKARHAPVVIDFSADWCVPCREMERTTFTDHVVIKRSAGFVLLRANLTVANAQNRALMKQFNVQGVPTTLFLDGAGQVRQRRVGYIGPDDFLKYLHDAN from the coding sequence ATGGGCGCCGGTTCCTTTGCCCAAGGTGGTTCGTTCGCGAATATCTTCGCGAGCCACGGTAACCTGGCCGGTTTTCTGCTCGTCCTGCTCGGCGGCCTCCTGCTGAACCTGACGCCGTGCGTCTATCCACTGCTCGGCGTCACGGTTGCGTACTTCGGTGTCGGGGGCAGTGAAACTAGCCGGGTCGTCCGGCTGGCGCTGCTCTACGTTCTGGGCATCGCACTGACCTTCTCGGCTGTTGGCGTAGCGGCGGCCTTGAGCGGCGGCCTGTTCGGCGCAGCGCTGCAGAATCCCTACGTGCTGGGCGCGCTGGCCGCGATGCTGCTCGCGCTGGCGGCGTCGAGCTTCGGCCTGTTCACGCTGCAACCTCCCCAATGGATGATGCGTCACGTGGGAGTTGCCCGCCCGGGCTATGTCGGCTCATTGATCATGGGCCTCGGGATGGGCGTCGTCGCCGCGCCCTGTATCGGGCCAATCGTCCTGGGCCTGCTCCTGATGGTCGAGCGCAGCGGCAGCGCACTCTTTGGCTTCGCGCTGTTCTTCACGCTCGCTATCGGGATGGGACTGCCGTACGTTGCGCTCGCGGTGGCCGCCGGCAACATCCGTAAGCTGCCGCGCTCGGGCGAGTGGCTCGCCTGGATCGAGCAACTGTTCGGCTTCGTCCTGGTCGGCTTGGCGCTATACTTCCTTGATCCGCTGACGCCGAACCGGTTGATGACGCGAATCCTGCCGTTTTATGCCGCCGCCGCCGGAATCTTTCTCGGTTTCATCTCCTCAAAAGGCCGGAGCTGGCGGCCCTTTCTAATCGTGAGATCGGCCTTGGGAGTCGCCGCGACAGCCGCGCTGATCTATCTGCTGATTCGACCCAACGCGCCGGCGCAGCAGTTGGCGTTCCGTCCGTACGATGCCGCGTTGCTGGCCGGAGCGAAGGCCCGCCACGCACCGGTCGTGATCGATTTCAGCGCCGACTGGTGCGTACCCTGTCGGGAGATGGAACGCACCACCTTTACTGATCACGTGGTGATTAAGCGCTCCGCTGGCTTTGTGCTCCTGCGGGCGAATCTCACAGTGGCGAACGCGCAGAATCGGGCGCTAATGAAACAGTTCAATGTGCAGGGCGTCCCCACGACGCTCTTTCTCGACGGCGCCGGACAAGTTCGCCAACGCCGCGTCGGCTACATCGGTCCGGACGATTTCCTGAAATACCTGCACGACGCCAACTGA
- the ribB gene encoding 3,4-dihydroxy-2-butanone-4-phosphate synthase, with the protein MFGEISPREHVPTAPFITIEEALEETRRGRMFILMDDEDRENEGDICMAAEKATAEAINFMAKYARGLICLPLSMERVGQLGLNMMVGDNQAPLGTAFTVPITARRVAGSGISAQDRATTIQQAVREDATGAEFITPGYVYPLRARDGGVLVRTGQTEGAVDLARLAGLKPAGVICEILKEDGTMARRDDLVEFARIHGLKIVTVADIIEYRLRNETMIERVAEARLPTASGEFTACVYRNLVDQSEHLVLTMGKITPEKPVLVRAHREYLPGDVFGYTKRNTRSLLRAAMEQIATAGAGVILYLKRDSEAIAGDINGGARRGPGRASTHLNTPESDFRDYGIGAQILRDVGVRQMILLTDRPPRLANLPGYGLEIVDHAPLSNGGEPPIDA; encoded by the coding sequence ATGTTCGGTGAAATTTCTCCGCGCGAGCATGTGCCAACCGCCCCGTTCATCACGATCGAGGAGGCCCTTGAAGAGACCCGCCGCGGCCGCATGTTCATCCTGATGGACGACGAGGATCGGGAGAACGAAGGCGACATCTGCATGGCCGCGGAAAAGGCCACGGCCGAGGCAATCAACTTCATGGCCAAATATGCGCGTGGCCTGATCTGCCTGCCACTGTCGATGGAGCGGGTCGGACAGCTCGGCCTCAACATGATGGTCGGCGACAATCAGGCGCCGCTGGGGACCGCGTTTACTGTGCCAATCACGGCGCGGCGCGTGGCCGGCTCGGGAATTTCGGCGCAGGACCGCGCGACTACGATTCAGCAGGCGGTACGCGAGGACGCGACCGGCGCCGAGTTCATCACGCCTGGCTACGTCTATCCCTTGCGCGCGCGCGACGGCGGCGTGCTGGTGCGTACCGGCCAGACCGAGGGTGCGGTTGACCTCGCGCGGCTGGCGGGTTTGAAACCGGCCGGCGTGATCTGCGAAATTCTCAAAGAGGACGGCACGATGGCGCGACGCGACGATCTGGTCGAATTCGCGCGCATTCACGGCCTCAAAATCGTCACCGTCGCCGACATTATCGAATACCGCCTGCGCAACGAGACCATGATCGAGCGGGTCGCCGAGGCGCGGCTGCCGACGGCGTCCGGCGAATTCACGGCCTGCGTCTATCGCAATCTGGTCGACCAAAGCGAACATCTGGTACTGACGATGGGTAAGATCACGCCGGAAAAGCCGGTGCTGGTGCGCGCCCACCGCGAATATTTGCCGGGCGATGTCTTCGGCTACACCAAGCGCAACACGCGCAGCCTGCTTCGCGCGGCGATGGAGCAGATCGCGACGGCGGGTGCCGGCGTTATACTCTATCTCAAGCGCGACTCGGAGGCGATCGCGGGCGACATCAATGGCGGCGCGCGGCGCGGGCCGGGTCGCGCGAGCACCCATCTGAATACTCCGGAGTCCGATTTCCGCGACTACGGTATCGGTGCGCAAATCCTGCGCGACGTCGGCGTGCGGCAGATGATCCTGCTGACGGACAGGCCGCCCCGCCTCGCCAATCTGCCCGGCTACGGACTCGAGATTGTCGATCATGCGCCCCTCTCCAACGGTGGCGAACCGCCAATCGATGCCTGA